From a single Oreochromis niloticus isolate F11D_XX linkage group LG3, O_niloticus_UMD_NMBU, whole genome shotgun sequence genomic region:
- the LOC102080783 gene encoding matrix remodeling-associated protein 8, with product MSAGTVSLCYNFLFFSIFVFVSADQNTIAAKPGEDVILPCRAPNNYITAAHWKRADPISKYVLVYQDGHFDPFFQHPSFKNRVDLQDRQIKDGDVSLILKDVKINDAEKYMCYVFMEETNSWELINTISLVVDSPEPKIITTESGQDVTLTCRAPNSKVMAVEWERYDLGEEYVLLYQDGHFDPANQHPFFNNRVDLQDRQMKDGDVSLILRDVTIHDNGTYECRVFMEETRSWKSISSINLIVTDEKIIKAKPGQDVTLPCRAPNNNILALEWDRDDLKSGKVFSRFGCDIFLDGQHPSFKNRVDLRDRQMKNGDVSLILKDVTIHDAGTYDCAVAMEGTNLFKHSIIHLVVDPPGQTGGDRDEL from the exons atgtcTGCTGGAACTGTGTCACTCTGCTacaatttcctgtttttcagcatcttcgtgtttgtctctgcag accagaatACCATCGCAGCTAAGCCTGGAGAGGACGTCATTCtgccatgtcgagctccaaacaactaCATCACAGCTGCACACTGGAAGAGAGCTGACCCGATATCAAAATATGTTCTTGTTTACCAGGATGGTCACTTTGATCCATTTttccagcatccatcttttaagaaccgggtggatctgcaggacagacagatcaaggatggagacgtgtctctgATTTTGAAGGATGTGAAGATTAATGACGCTGAAAAATACATGTGTTATGTCTTCATGGAAGAAACAAACTCATGGGAGCTCATCAACACAATCTCCCTGGTTGTTGATTCTCCAG agccGAAAATCATCACAactgagtctggacaggacgtcactctgacatgtcgagctccaaacagcAAGGTCATGGCTGTAGAGTGGGAAAGATATGACCTGGGAGAAGAATATGTTCTTTTGTATCAGGATGGACACTTTGATCCAGCCAACCAGCATCCATTTTTTAacaaccgggtggatctgcaggacagacagatgaaggatggagacgtgtctttgattctaaGGGACGTGACAATTCATGACAATGGAACTTACGAGTGTCGCGTCTTCATGGAAGAAACACGCTCATGGAAGTCCATCAGCAGCATCAACCTGATTGTTACAG acgaGAAAATCATCAAAGCTAAGCCTGGACAGGACGTTACTCTGCCATGTCGGGCTCCAAACAACAATATCTTAGCTCTAGAGTGGGATAGAGATGACCTGAAGTCAGGAAAGGTGTTTTCCCGCTTTGGTTGTGACATTTTTCTAGATggccagcatccatcttttaagaaccgggtggatcttcgggacagacagatgaagaatggagacgtgtctttgattctgaaggatgtgacgattCATGACGCTGGAACATATGACTGTGCTGTTGCCATGGAAGGAACAAACTTATTCAAGCACAGCATCATCCACCTggttgttgatcctccag gtcagacaggaggagacagAGATGAACTGTGA